The segment CGACATGCGCGCGCAGTTGGCGCGGCTGACCCCGCCGGGATTCCTGCGCGACGTGCCGACCGCGGCGCTGGCCGAATACCCGCGTTACCTCAAGGCACTGTCGACCCGCGGCGAACGCGCCCTGCGCGATCCGGTGCGCGAC is part of the Salifodinibacter halophilus genome and harbors:
- a CDS encoding DUF3418 domain-containing protein yields the protein AMERLRQAEAILAAVAEVRARLESPLMGWASGNLDDMRAQLARLTPPGFLRDVPTAALAEYPRYLKALSTRGERALRDPVRD